A genomic window from Microbacterium sp. ET2 includes:
- a CDS encoding beta-galactosidase: protein MTLPSLSKIPYGGDYNPEQWSEEVWDEDHRAFDLAGIDLLTVGVFSWSRTQPDEKTYDFSMLDRIIERAQGEGRKVCLATGTAAVPPWLATAYPDVCRVDFEGRRHRYGVRHNACASSPNYRRLATALAGRVAERYADHPAVVAWHINNEYGGLCYCELCAGEFRLWLRDRYGTLDRLNDAWNADFWSHRFTDWSQIVPPNILSEHWKSPDHTAFQGITLDYHRFNTDNIRASFREEKEAIRAHSDLPATTNMMAIYRHLDYHRWADDLDFASWDNYPTDGSPVSRQALSHALMRGIKGGQPFWLMEQTPTMTSTRDYNPVKRPGQMRLWSWQAVAHGSDSVLFFQMRHSKGASEKYHGAVLNHAGRTDTRAFREVADLGAELAAVGDRLLGARTPSRVAVLFDWDSWWALAISDGPSRFVSYEKQMVAYHEALWQAGAVLDVVPVTADLSGYDVVVAPFLHMVKGDTAAQLETVARRGGTIVTTVLSGRVDEDDNAFLLDVPGPLAPIVGVRVDETDSLPPTQTNTVMLSRPGEHEVHSEASLVFDLVIPEGAESVGSYTQDFYAGTPAVTRNRIGDGSAWYVGTCLDQRGVDWVIRHALQEQGLLGVFADVRDLEHTTREVDGRRYEFVLNHSGAEVDVASPFQGVDVLTGVVFSVGASLRLGTNGVAVIEVD from the coding sequence ATGACACTTCCCAGCCTGAGCAAGATCCCGTACGGCGGCGACTACAACCCCGAGCAGTGGAGCGAGGAGGTGTGGGACGAAGACCACCGCGCATTCGATCTCGCCGGTATCGATCTGCTCACGGTCGGTGTCTTCTCCTGGTCACGTACACAGCCCGACGAGAAGACCTACGACTTCTCCATGCTGGACCGCATCATCGAGAGGGCACAGGGCGAGGGTCGGAAGGTGTGCCTGGCGACCGGCACGGCCGCCGTACCGCCGTGGTTGGCAACGGCGTACCCCGACGTGTGCCGCGTCGACTTCGAAGGACGTCGCCACCGGTACGGCGTGCGCCACAACGCCTGCGCCAGTTCGCCGAACTACCGCCGGCTCGCCACGGCGTTGGCCGGCCGGGTCGCCGAGCGGTACGCCGATCATCCCGCGGTCGTCGCGTGGCACATCAACAACGAGTACGGCGGGCTCTGCTACTGCGAGCTGTGCGCGGGGGAGTTCCGCCTGTGGCTGAGAGACCGGTACGGGACGCTCGACCGGCTCAACGATGCGTGGAACGCCGACTTCTGGTCGCACCGGTTCACGGACTGGAGCCAGATCGTGCCGCCGAACATCCTGTCCGAACACTGGAAGAGCCCCGATCACACCGCGTTCCAGGGCATCACCCTCGACTATCACCGGTTCAACACCGACAACATCCGGGCCTCCTTCCGCGAGGAGAAGGAGGCCATACGAGCCCACTCGGATCTCCCCGCGACGACCAACATGATGGCGATCTACCGTCACCTGGATTACCACCGGTGGGCGGACGACCTCGACTTCGCCTCGTGGGACAACTACCCCACCGACGGGTCTCCGGTCTCGCGCCAGGCGCTCAGCCACGCGCTCATGCGGGGCATCAAGGGCGGGCAGCCCTTCTGGCTCATGGAGCAGACGCCGACCATGACGTCCACGCGCGACTACAACCCGGTCAAGCGACCCGGTCAGATGAGGCTCTGGTCATGGCAGGCGGTTGCCCACGGTTCGGACTCCGTGCTGTTCTTCCAGATGCGCCACAGCAAAGGGGCGTCGGAGAAGTATCACGGCGCCGTGCTGAACCACGCCGGCCGCACCGACACCCGCGCGTTCCGTGAGGTCGCCGATCTCGGCGCCGAACTCGCGGCGGTCGGAGACCGGCTGCTGGGGGCGCGGACGCCCTCCCGGGTCGCCGTGCTCTTCGACTGGGACTCATGGTGGGCCCTGGCGATCTCGGACGGCCCCAGCCGGTTCGTCTCGTACGAGAAGCAGATGGTCGCCTATCACGAAGCCCTGTGGCAGGCCGGAGCCGTGCTCGACGTCGTGCCGGTCACCGCCGACCTGTCGGGCTACGACGTCGTGGTCGCGCCGTTCCTCCACATGGTCAAGGGCGACACGGCGGCCCAGCTGGAAACAGTCGCGCGGCGCGGCGGCACCATCGTGACAACCGTGCTCTCCGGGCGTGTCGACGAGGACGACAACGCCTTCCTCCTCGACGTTCCGGGTCCCCTCGCGCCGATCGTCGGAGTGCGTGTCGACGAGACCGACTCGCTGCCCCCGACGCAGACGAACACGGTGATGCTCTCGCGTCCCGGCGAGCACGAGGTGCACAGCGAGGCATCCCTCGTCTTCGATCTGGTGATCCCCGAGGGTGCCGAGTCGGTCGGCTCGTACACGCAGGACTTCTACGCGGGCACCCCCGCGGTCACCCGGAATCGGATCGGAGACGGCTCGGCCTGGTACGTCGGCACGTGTCTCGACCAGCGCGGGGTCGACTGGGTGATCCGCCACGCCCTCCAGGAGCAGGGGCTGCTCGGCGTCTTCGCCGACGTACGGGATCTCGAGCACACGACGCGCGAGGTCGACGGCCGTCGCTACGAGTTCGTGCTCAATCACAGCGGGGCCGAGGTCGACGTGGCCTCGCCGTTCCAGGGGGTCGATGTGCTGACCGGTGTCGTCTTCTCCGTCGGTGCGTCGCTGCGCCTGGGCACCAACGGCGTGGCCGTGATCGAGGTCGATTGA
- a CDS encoding extracellular solute-binding protein, translated as MTQQIRPKGRARRGAVLAGALLTAGALVLTGCAASDDGGTAEGGEFDFTGKDVGAMEDYGVGDTFAATEPVEFGLFYRDHPNYPIDDNWLLFEELEANQNVTFDIVSAPLSEWDQRKSLVIGAGDAPDIVSVTYPGQEVSFVAGGAILPASDFVQYMPNYMDKVEKWGMEPDLDALRQEDGKYYLFPGFREEPRPEYSYAVRTDIWEELGLSLEPESFEEFAEQLRTVKEAYPDLYPMTDRWSANGPIEGTLGFVSPNFGTTGGWGFGQGLWWNGEEFEYAGASDGYRDMVEYYAMLVEEGLLDPEAITQDDDQALQKFASGQALAMGTNDQEIVRYRSTIEELGTDAEIGMIRVPAGPAGDNFQSGQRLVSGFMLSSEAADSENFLAMLQFLDWLYYSDEGLEFAKWGVEGVTYDKDGEDTWVLNENITAMGLNPDAPENLQADYGFSNGVFTLVHGSTVALDRSMLRPEALDFVESMSSKDVLELPPPAPLNEIEREQVSLYQSSLKDHVWQNTSAFILGQRSMDEWDDYVAELEGMNMPAYLDIVNAAQERYAESN; from the coding sequence ATGACACAGCAGATTCGACCGAAGGGACGCGCGCGACGCGGCGCGGTTCTCGCCGGTGCGCTGCTCACCGCCGGCGCCCTGGTGCTGACCGGCTGCGCCGCCTCCGACGACGGCGGCACCGCCGAAGGCGGCGAGTTCGACTTCACCGGCAAGGATGTCGGGGCGATGGAGGACTACGGGGTGGGAGACACCTTCGCCGCGACCGAGCCCGTCGAGTTCGGTCTGTTCTACCGCGACCACCCGAACTACCCGATCGACGACAACTGGCTGCTCTTCGAAGAGCTCGAGGCGAACCAGAACGTCACGTTCGACATCGTCAGCGCTCCCCTCTCGGAGTGGGATCAGCGCAAATCACTCGTGATTGGCGCGGGCGACGCACCCGACATCGTCTCGGTGACCTATCCGGGTCAGGAGGTCTCATTCGTGGCGGGCGGGGCGATCCTCCCCGCGAGCGACTTCGTCCAGTACATGCCGAACTACATGGACAAGGTCGAGAAGTGGGGGATGGAGCCCGACCTCGACGCCCTGCGCCAGGAGGACGGCAAGTACTACCTCTTCCCCGGCTTCCGTGAGGAGCCGCGGCCCGAGTACTCCTACGCCGTGCGCACGGACATCTGGGAGGAGCTGGGCCTCAGCCTCGAGCCCGAGTCGTTCGAGGAATTCGCCGAGCAGCTCCGGACGGTCAAGGAGGCGTATCCCGACCTGTATCCGATGACAGACCGGTGGTCGGCCAACGGACCGATCGAGGGCACGCTCGGCTTCGTGTCGCCGAACTTCGGCACCACCGGAGGATGGGGCTTCGGCCAGGGTCTGTGGTGGAACGGCGAGGAGTTCGAGTACGCCGGGGCCAGCGACGGATACCGCGACATGGTCGAGTACTACGCGATGCTGGTCGAGGAGGGACTCCTCGACCCCGAGGCGATCACCCAAGACGACGACCAGGCTCTGCAGAAGTTCGCGTCGGGTCAGGCGTTGGCGATGGGAACGAACGATCAGGAGATCGTCCGCTACCGTTCCACGATCGAGGAGCTCGGCACGGATGCCGAGATCGGCATGATCCGCGTTCCCGCCGGTCCGGCCGGCGACAACTTCCAGTCGGGCCAGCGGCTCGTGAGCGGCTTCATGCTCTCGTCCGAGGCCGCGGACTCGGAGAACTTCCTGGCCATGCTGCAGTTCCTCGACTGGCTGTACTACTCTGACGAGGGGCTCGAGTTCGCCAAGTGGGGTGTCGAGGGTGTGACCTACGACAAGGACGGTGAGGACACCTGGGTTCTCAACGAGAACATCACGGCGATGGGTCTGAACCCCGACGCCCCGGAGAACCTGCAGGCCGACTACGGATTCTCCAACGGCGTCTTCACGCTCGTGCACGGATCGACCGTCGCTCTGGACCGTTCGATGCTCCGCCCCGAAGCGCTGGACTTCGTCGAGTCGATGTCGTCGAAGGACGTCCTCGAGCTGCCGCCGCCGGCGCCGCTGAACGAGATCGAGCGTGAGCAGGTCTCGCTCTACCAATCCTCTCTGAAGGACCACGTCTGGCAGAACACCTCGGCATTCATCCTCGGCCAGCGGTCGATGGACGAGTGGGACGACTATGTGGCCGAGCTCGAGGGCATGAACATGCCCGCGTACCTCGACATCGTCAACGCCGCGCAGGAGCGCTACGCCGAGAGCAACTGA